From a single Campylobacter concisus genomic region:
- a CDS encoding carbon-nitrogen hydrolase family protein, with product MSRICALQLPTQPLSEARLDYYLKICADENARLVVLGEYVLNSFFKELISMPKSLIKEQSERKKEALFAMAKKYDLNIVAPIVNLKGKEIFKSLAKFTPTQVKLYDQQILMPYAHWNEAKFFNNTSDELNLPIFTYDKFKVGVMFGYEAHFDVCWAYMSAKKVDIVLVPTACTFFSQARWEELLKVRAFTNNVYVLRVNRVGSHKSEDAQWSFYGDSMLINPFGEVKNRLGKNEEMMIDELSKKELSEARSTWGFMQIEAKFKR from the coding sequence ATGAGTAGAATTTGTGCTCTTCAGCTACCAACGCAGCCTTTAAGTGAGGCAAGGCTTGATTATTATCTAAAAATTTGTGCGGACGAAAACGCAAGACTTGTTGTGCTTGGTGAATATGTGCTAAATAGCTTTTTTAAAGAGCTCATTAGCATGCCAAAAAGCCTTATAAAAGAGCAAAGTGAGCGCAAAAAAGAGGCTCTTTTTGCAATGGCAAAAAAGTATGATCTAAATATCGTTGCACCCATTGTAAATCTAAAAGGCAAGGAAATTTTTAAAAGTCTAGCTAAATTTACCCCAACACAAGTCAAATTATATGATCAGCAAATTCTCATGCCTTACGCTCACTGGAATGAGGCGAAATTCTTTAATAACACAAGCGATGAGCTAAATTTGCCTATCTTTACCTACGATAAATTTAAGGTCGGCGTCATGTTTGGCTATGAGGCGCACTTTGATGTGTGCTGGGCGTATATGAGCGCTAAAAAGGTTGATATCGTACTCGTGCCAACGGCTTGTACATTTTTCTCGCAGGCGCGCTGGGAGGAGCTTTTAAAGGTTAGAGCCTTTACAAACAACGTCTATGTGCTGCGCGTAAACCGCGTAGGAAGCCATAAAAGTGAGGATGCGCAGTGGAGCTTTTACGGCGATTCGATGCTTATTAATCCGTTTGGTGAAGTTAAAAATAGACTCGGCAAGAACGAAGAGATGATGATCGATGAGCTTAGCAAAAAGGAGCTTAGCGAGGCTAGAAGCACTTGGGGTTTTATGCAGATAGAGGCGAAATTTAAAAGATAA
- the xseB gene encoding exodeoxyribonuclease VII small subunit translates to MEQKEQSFEEKLALADKILNDLNKDDVSLENSIKLHEQGKKLLNEAREILENAKLSIKQVDDE, encoded by the coding sequence ATGGAGCAAAAAGAGCAAAGCTTTGAAGAAAAATTAGCTCTAGCAGATAAAATTTTAAACGATCTAAACAAAGATGATGTGAGCTTAGAAAATAGCATAAAGCTGCACGAACAGGGCAAAAAGCTACTAAATGAGGCAAGAGAAATTTTAGAAAACGCAAAACTTAGCATAAAGCAGGTGGATGATGAGTAG
- the metX gene encoding homoserine O-acetyltransferase MetX, translating into MLDLQTRTIKFNEPLYLESGRILSNFKLIYETYGTLNADKSNVIIICHALTGSHHAAGTYTGDEKAGWWDGLIGSKKAVDTDKFYVICVNILGSCFGSTSPLSVDRSSGKEYRLNFPVLAISDVVKAQMRLFNELGITRARAVIGGSLGGMQALCYAIEFPEFAQDIIMLASTYQTKPWAIAFNKIAIEAILNDENFKNGEYDVEFIRKNGLKGMAYGRMAGHISFLSPDSMDEKFGRNYVETDGLYELSGRFQVDRYMEYNGYNFPKRFDPLSYLYIVKMMNIFDCTRHYDNLKDALVPIKANLHLIAFKGDLLFPPCCMREIYDTLCEMGRGENTNFVEIDSNYGHDAFLVEIEKFDGYIKNILKG; encoded by the coding sequence GTGTTAGACCTGCAGACTAGAACTATTAAATTTAACGAGCCACTCTATCTTGAGAGTGGCCGTATACTATCAAATTTTAAGCTTATTTATGAGACTTATGGCACGTTAAATGCCGATAAAAGCAACGTTATTATCATCTGCCACGCCCTAACTGGCTCGCACCACGCAGCTGGCACCTACACAGGCGATGAGAAAGCTGGCTGGTGGGACGGGCTAATAGGCAGCAAAAAGGCGGTCGATACGGATAAATTTTACGTTATTTGCGTAAATATCTTAGGCTCGTGCTTTGGCTCGACCTCGCCGCTAAGTGTTGATAGAAGTAGCGGCAAAGAGTATAGGCTAAATTTCCCAGTCCTTGCCATAAGTGACGTGGTAAAGGCGCAGATGAGGCTATTTAACGAGCTTGGTATCACAAGAGCAAGAGCTGTGATCGGCGGTAGTCTTGGCGGTATGCAAGCACTTTGCTACGCTATCGAGTTTCCAGAATTTGCGCAGGATATCATAATGCTTGCAAGTACCTATCAGACGAAGCCCTGGGCGATAGCTTTTAACAAAATCGCCATCGAAGCCATTTTAAACGATGAAAATTTCAAAAACGGCGAATACGACGTGGAATTTATAAGAAAAAATGGGCTAAAGGGTATGGCTTACGGCAGGATGGCAGGGCACATCAGCTTTTTAAGCCCTGATAGCATGGATGAGAAATTTGGACGAAACTACGTAGAAACTGACGGTCTTTATGAGCTTTCTGGGCGCTTTCAGGTGGATCGCTACATGGAGTACAACGGCTACAACTTCCCAAAGAGATTTGATCCGCTAAGCTACCTATACATCGTAAAAATGATGAATATTTTTGACTGTACTAGGCACTATGATAATTTAAAAGACGCCCTTGTGCCGATCAAAGCAAACTTGCATTTAATCGCTTTCAAAGGCGATCTGCTCTTTCCGCCGTGTTGCATGAGAGAGATTTATGATACGCTTTGTGAGATGGGGCGAGGAGAGAATACAAATTTCGTAGAGATAGATAGCAACTATGGCCACGATGCATTTTTGGTCGAGATAGAAAAATTTGATGGATATATAAAAAATATATTAAAAGGATAG
- the guaB gene encoding IMP dehydrogenase: MKIVKRALTFEDVLLVPQYSEILPKQVDVKTRISKNVTLNIPIVSAAMDTVTEHRTAIMMARLGGIGVIHKNMDIESQAKEVKRVKKSESGVIIDPIFINPEATVAEALSLMSDLHISGVPVIDKDRKLIGILTNRDLRFETNMSTLVKDRMTKAPLITAPKGCTLDDAEKIFSQNRVEKLPIVDKDGRLDGLITIKDLKKRKEYPNANKDSYGRLRVAAAIGVGQIERAKALVDAGVDVIVIDSAHGHSKGIIDTLKEVKANFNVDVIAGNIANPAAVKDLVEAGADGIKVGIGPGSICTTRIVAGVGVPQISAIDDCASEAAKYGIPVIADGGLKYSGDVAKALAAGAACVMAGSLLAGCEESPGELITFQGRQYKVYRGMGSIGAMTKGSSDRYFQEGTAQDKLVPEGIEGRVPFAGSIKDVIHQLIGGLRSAMGYVGAKDIPTLQERAEFVEITSAGLKESHVHDVVITHEAPNYKVN; this comes from the coding sequence ATGAAGATAGTAAAGAGAGCTTTAACATTTGAGGATGTGCTTCTTGTGCCACAGTACTCTGAAATTTTGCCAAAGCAAGTTGATGTGAAAACCAGGATCAGCAAAAACGTCACGCTAAATATCCCGATCGTCTCTGCTGCGATGGATACGGTGACTGAGCATAGAACTGCTATTATGATGGCAAGGCTTGGCGGTATCGGCGTAATACATAAAAATATGGATATAGAAAGCCAAGCAAAAGAGGTCAAACGCGTTAAAAAAAGCGAAAGTGGCGTCATCATCGATCCTATCTTTATAAATCCAGAAGCGACTGTGGCTGAAGCTCTAAGCCTTATGTCAGATCTTCATATTTCAGGCGTTCCAGTCATCGACAAAGACCGCAAACTAATAGGAATTTTAACAAACCGCGATTTGAGATTTGAGACAAATATGAGCACTTTGGTAAAAGACCGCATGACAAAAGCACCACTTATCACTGCGCCAAAGGGCTGCACGCTTGATGATGCGGAGAAAATTTTCTCTCAAAACAGGGTTGAGAAGCTACCTATCGTCGATAAAGACGGCAGACTTGACGGACTTATCACCATAAAAGATCTAAAAAAACGTAAAGAGTATCCAAACGCAAACAAAGATAGCTACGGCAGACTTCGCGTGGCTGCGGCTATTGGCGTGGGTCAGATAGAGCGCGCTAAAGCGCTAGTTGATGCTGGCGTAGATGTCATCGTTATCGACTCAGCTCACGGCCACTCAAAGGGCATCATCGACACTTTAAAAGAGGTAAAAGCAAATTTTAATGTCGATGTCATAGCTGGTAATATCGCAAATCCAGCAGCCGTAAAAGACCTAGTAGAAGCAGGAGCGGACGGCATAAAGGTAGGTATCGGACCAGGTTCTATTTGTACCACAAGGATCGTTGCTGGCGTTGGCGTGCCTCAAATTTCAGCTATCGATGACTGCGCAAGCGAAGCAGCGAAATATGGCATCCCAGTTATCGCAGACGGCGGACTAAAATACTCAGGCGACGTGGCAAAAGCTCTTGCAGCAGGCGCAGCTTGCGTTATGGCTGGTAGCTTGCTAGCAGGTTGCGAGGAGAGCCCAGGCGAGCTTATAACATTCCAAGGTCGCCAGTATAAAGTATATCGCGGTATGGGCTCAATAGGCGCTATGACAAAGGGTAGCTCGGACCGCTACTTTCAAGAGGGCACCGCTCAAGACAAGCTTGTACCTGAAGGCATCGAAGGCCGTGTGCCATTTGCTGGTAGCATAAAAGATGTGATCCATCAGCTAATAGGCGGCCTAAGAAGCGCTATGGGCTATGTCGGCGCAAAAGATATCCCAACTCTTCAAGAAAGAGCTGAATTTGTCGAGATAACAAGCGCAGGACTAAAAGAGAGCCACGTCCACGATGTAGTTATCACTCACGAGGCACCAAACTACAAAGTTAATTAG
- the gatA gene encoding Asp-tRNA(Asn)/Glu-tRNA(Gln) amidotransferase subunit GatA — protein MVTLKETLKFSAEEIKNLRAELEAKIIKEKELGAYVEQLANLEIAKLGEGVPIAIKDNIQVKGWSVTCASKILQGYVAPYNATVIEKLLSKNLAPFGRTNMDEFAMGSTTESSFYGKTLNPLNHAHVPGGSSGGSAAAVAAGLAVAALGSDTGGSIRQPAAFCGCVGFKPTYGRVSRYGLGAYSSSLDQIGPIAQNVEDAAILYDAIAGHDPKDSTSADVPFESISDKIDSEKKLKICVIKNYVENASEQTKAALNLAIEKLKSHGHSVTYTNFEDSKYDVATYYIIATAEASANLSRYDGVRYGRRADARNLKELYVNSRSEGFGEEVKRRILLGTFVLSSGYYDAYYIKAQKARAHIKAQYERILEENDLIFMPVAPSTAYKFGAHSDPLQAYLSDIYTISVNLAGLPAISVPVGKDDQNLNVSAQLIAKAWDEQTLINGAKSLENLIKG, from the coding sequence GTGGTAACTTTAAAAGAAACTTTGAAATTTTCAGCTGAAGAGATAAAAAATTTAAGAGCCGAGCTTGAGGCGAAGATCATAAAAGAAAAAGAGCTTGGTGCTTATGTCGAGCAGCTAGCAAATTTAGAGATCGCAAAACTAGGCGAGGGCGTGCCTATCGCTATAAAAGACAACATCCAAGTAAAAGGCTGGAGCGTCACGTGCGCTTCTAAAATTTTACAAGGCTACGTAGCACCATATAATGCAACCGTTATCGAGAAGCTACTTAGTAAAAATTTAGCTCCATTTGGCCGCACAAATATGGACGAATTTGCGATGGGAAGCACGACTGAGAGCTCATTTTACGGCAAAACACTAAACCCACTAAATCACGCTCACGTCCCAGGTGGCAGTAGCGGTGGCTCAGCAGCAGCAGTCGCAGCTGGCCTTGCAGTCGCAGCACTCGGAAGTGATACTGGTGGCTCGATCCGCCAGCCAGCGGCATTTTGTGGATGCGTAGGTTTTAAGCCAACTTACGGCAGAGTGAGTAGATACGGCCTTGGCGCATACTCAAGTAGCCTTGATCAGATAGGCCCGATCGCTCAAAACGTAGAAGACGCAGCCATTTTATATGACGCGATCGCTGGACACGATCCAAAAGATAGCACGAGCGCAGATGTGCCTTTTGAGAGCATTAGCGACAAGATAGATAGCGAGAAGAAGCTAAAAATTTGCGTCATTAAAAACTATGTTGAAAATGCAAGCGAACAGACAAAAGCTGCTTTAAATTTAGCGATCGAGAAGCTAAAATCACATGGACACAGCGTAACTTACACAAATTTTGAAGACTCGAAATACGATGTCGCAACCTACTACATAATAGCAACCGCAGAAGCAAGCGCAAATTTAAGCCGCTATGATGGCGTGAGATACGGCAGACGCGCAGATGCTAGAAATTTAAAAGAGCTATATGTAAATTCACGCTCAGAAGGCTTTGGTGAAGAGGTAAAAAGAAGAATTTTGCTTGGTACGTTTGTATTAAGTAGCGGATATTACGATGCTTACTACATCAAAGCGCAAAAAGCAAGAGCACATATAAAAGCTCAATACGAGAGAATTTTAGAAGAAAACGACCTTATATTTATGCCAGTAGCTCCGAGTACAGCCTATAAATTTGGGGCCCACAGTGATCCACTACAAGCATATCTAAGCGATATTTACACTATCAGCGTAAATTTAGCAGGCCTTCCAGCTATCTCTGTGCCAGTTGGCAAAGATGATCAAAATTTAAATGTGAGCGCCCAGCTCATCGCAAAAGCGTGGGACGAACAGACCTTGATAAATGGTGCTAAGAGCCTAGAAAATTTAATAAAAGGATAA
- the ileS gene encoding isoleucine--tRNA ligase, whose product MDYKETLLLPETNFPMRGNLPQNEPQRLKSWYEERKVYEKMKKNRQNAVKNFNIHDGPPYANGHLHIGHALNKILKDIITKTHYFYGENVRYVPGWDCHGLPIEQQVEVKLGDKKKDLSKVEIRELCRQHAREFIDIQRNEFKSLGIIGDFENPYMTMKFEFEADIYKALCEIAKKGLLVERSKPVYWSWAARSALAEAEVEYEEKEDYSIYVAFELDSDALEKLGVKEASAVIWTTTPWTLPANQAISLKPDEIYVLTAENLIFAKPLLESVVQSGLSKGEIKKEFKSSLLENTHAINPLNGRKSRFLLGDHVMMDGGTGLVHTAPGHGEDDYYVCLKYGFSEILMPVDDGGCYDESLKHHGLFRSDVVDEFVGMHIFKANEKILELLGKSLLSVSKFRHSYPFCWRTHKPVIYRATKQWFIAMDEAKLGGKTLRQTAREELEKVKFYPSVGIKRIGSMIENRPDWCISRQRDWGVPIAFFRDKATKEVIFDSEILDHIVAIFKEKGADAWWALSIDELLPKGTKYKAENLEKVMDILDVWFDSGSTWHAVLQSDNYDAGKYPASMYLEGSDQHRGWFQSSLLVSTAINSHAPYESILTHGFTVDAKGEKMSKSKGNVIAPQDVAKTHGVEILRLWVGMSDYSSDLKISEDILKQISEQYRKIRNTIRFLLANVNDLESLNTEFNILDKWILARAKKVFDEASSCFRNYDFSKGFNILLNFLSADLSGVYLDVCKDRLYCDAKDAPRRRSAQSAMAIITKALLPLIAPTLTYTVDEVMDYAPKIIKGEAKDAFDLVYEPIKFDLSFEDELLFASREKFNEIVDVLKKDKKIKSTLELSLETTNHNITGYDEREVADLYMVSSVKAYDDSEPLAEFELEGDKFKIIASNLHKCPRCWKFNASKEDALCPRCEEVISAK is encoded by the coding sequence ATGGACTACAAAGAGACACTTTTACTCCCAGAGACAAATTTCCCGATGCGCGGAAATCTCCCACAAAATGAACCGCAAAGACTAAAATCATGGTACGAAGAGCGCAAGGTTTATGAAAAAATGAAGAAAAATCGCCAAAATGCGGTTAAAAACTTCAACATCCACGACGGCCCTCCGTATGCAAACGGCCACCTTCACATCGGCCACGCGTTAAATAAAATTTTAAAAGATATCATCACAAAAACGCACTATTTTTACGGCGAAAACGTCCGCTATGTGCCAGGCTGGGATTGCCATGGCTTGCCTATCGAGCAACAAGTTGAAGTAAAGCTTGGCGATAAGAAAAAAGATCTTAGCAAGGTCGAGATCAGGGAGCTTTGCAGGCAGCACGCAAGAGAATTTATAGATATTCAGCGAAATGAATTTAAAAGCCTTGGCATCATCGGCGACTTTGAAAATCCATACATGACGATGAAATTTGAGTTTGAGGCTGACATCTACAAAGCACTTTGCGAGATCGCTAAAAAGGGGCTTTTGGTAGAAAGAAGCAAACCAGTTTATTGGAGCTGGGCAGCTAGATCGGCGCTAGCTGAAGCTGAGGTTGAGTACGAGGAGAAAGAGGACTACTCTATTTACGTAGCATTTGAGCTTGACAGCGACGCGCTAGAAAAGCTTGGTGTAAAAGAGGCAAGCGCTGTTATTTGGACGACCACGCCTTGGACACTTCCAGCAAATCAAGCCATAAGCCTAAAACCAGATGAAATTTACGTACTAACAGCCGAAAATTTGATCTTTGCAAAGCCACTACTTGAAAGCGTTGTACAAAGCGGCCTAAGCAAGGGCGAGATCAAAAAAGAGTTTAAATCAAGCCTGCTTGAAAACACTCACGCGATAAATCCACTAAACGGCAGAAAGTCACGATTTTTACTAGGTGATCACGTCATGATGGACGGAGGTACTGGACTTGTTCATACAGCTCCAGGACACGGCGAAGACGACTACTACGTCTGTTTGAAGTATGGCTTTAGCGAAATTTTGATGCCAGTTGATGATGGTGGCTGCTACGATGAGAGCCTAAAACATCACGGACTATTTAGAAGCGACGTGGTAGACGAGTTTGTTGGCATGCACATCTTTAAAGCAAATGAGAAAATTTTAGAGCTACTTGGCAAAAGCTTGCTTAGCGTCTCTAAATTTAGACACTCTTATCCATTCTGCTGGAGAACGCATAAGCCTGTTATTTATAGAGCCACAAAGCAGTGGTTTATAGCTATGGATGAGGCAAAACTAGGCGGAAAAACGCTTAGACAAACAGCACGCGAGGAGCTTGAAAAGGTTAAATTTTATCCAAGCGTTGGTATAAAAAGAATAGGCTCAATGATAGAAAATCGCCCAGACTGGTGCATCTCACGTCAGCGTGACTGGGGCGTGCCGATCGCGTTTTTTAGAGATAAAGCGACAAAAGAAGTTATATTTGATAGTGAAATTTTAGACCACATCGTGGCTATCTTTAAAGAAAAAGGCGCTGATGCGTGGTGGGCGCTAAGCATAGACGAGCTTTTGCCAAAGGGCACAAAATACAAGGCTGAAAATTTAGAAAAAGTGATGGACATCCTTGATGTTTGGTTTGATAGCGGCTCGACATGGCATGCGGTCTTACAAAGTGACAACTACGACGCTGGCAAATACCCTGCAAGCATGTATCTAGAGGGCTCAGATCAGCACCGTGGCTGGTTTCAAAGCTCGCTTCTAGTAAGCACAGCTATAAATTCTCACGCACCTTACGAGAGTATCCTAACTCATGGCTTTACTGTCGATGCTAAGGGCGAGAAGATGAGCAAGAGTAAGGGTAACGTCATCGCTCCACAAGACGTGGCTAAGACTCACGGAGTGGAAATTTTACGCCTTTGGGTTGGTATGAGTGATTACTCAAGCGACCTAAAAATAAGCGAAGATATATTAAAACAAATAAGCGAGCAGTACCGCAAAATTCGCAACACTATCCGCTTTTTACTAGCAAACGTAAATGACCTTGAGAGCCTAAATACAGAGTTTAACATCCTTGATAAATGGATATTAGCTCGTGCTAAAAAGGTCTTTGATGAGGCGAGCTCTTGCTTTAGAAACTACGACTTTTCAAAGGGCTTTAACATCCTTTTAAATTTCTTATCAGCCGATCTTAGCGGTGTATATCTTGACGTTTGCAAAGATAGACTTTACTGCGACGCAAAAGACGCCCCAAGAAGAAGATCAGCCCAAAGCGCAATGGCGATCATAACAAAGGCACTTTTGCCACTCATTGCTCCAACGCTTACTTACACCGTCGATGAGGTGATGGACTACGCTCCAAAGATCATCAAAGGCGAGGCAAAAGACGCGTTTGATCTAGTTTATGAGCCAATCAAATTTGACCTTAGCTTTGAAGATGAGCTACTTTTTGCCAGCAGGGAGAAATTTAACGAGATCGTGGACGTTCTTAAAAAGGACAAAAAGATAAAATCAACTCTGGAGCTAAGCCTAGAGACAACTAACCACAACATCACAGGCTACGACGAGCGCGAAGTGGCCGATCTTTACATGGTAAGCTCGGTTAAAGCTTATGATGATAGCGAGCCATTAGCCGAGTTTGAGCTAGAGGGTGATAAATTTAAGATCATAGCAAGCAACCTTCACAAATGCCCAAGGTGCTGGAAATTTAACGCTAGCAAAGAAGATGCGCTATGCCCAAGATGTGAAGAGGTCATAAGTGCTAAGTGA
- a CDS encoding CinA family protein — protein MRQSILIIGEDLEINREFLNYIFQSYEDHFGELGVVSFAPKNSKELPFIIENLSKNYDFVSIFGSDENFAIAAKIVATLTGGSLELKDSTTLALKDSLDYSKNSFLASLNNAQINLIKANPNEELGEFLTDYEPDFSYFHLIDIDADSAKILMLPLAKTYEVDITLAQILPNLILVRAKSNKFGQIESFLQGVKTLFSQKFIPQKDVIKFVAKKLMQNGLKISFAESCTAGLVAAKFARYGGISASFDGSLVTYANHIKHEWLGVEDEILDTYGAVSEPCVKAMVKGTLSTTNADFALAISGIAGPGGGTASKPVGTVYVAAGDRNGNIEVERLLLKGERNYVREQSVLSAYLCLLRLKSEIFFA, from the coding sequence ATGAGACAAAGTATCTTGATAATAGGCGAAGATCTTGAGATAAATAGAGAATTTCTAAACTACATTTTTCAAAGCTACGAGGATCATTTTGGCGAGCTTGGAGTGGTCAGTTTTGCTCCAAAAAATAGCAAAGAGCTACCTTTTATCATCGAAAATTTATCAAAAAATTACGACTTTGTAAGCATTTTTGGCTCGGATGAAAATTTTGCCATCGCTGCAAAGATAGTAGCGACGCTAACTGGGGGCTCGCTCGAGCTAAAAGATAGCACGACACTTGCGCTTAAAGATAGCTTAGACTACTCTAAAAATAGCTTTTTAGCCAGTCTAAATAACGCCCAGATAAATCTTATAAAAGCTAATCCAAATGAAGAGCTAGGCGAGTTTCTAACCGACTATGAGCCTGATTTTAGCTACTTTCATCTAATAGACATCGACGCAGATAGCGCGAAGATCCTTATGCTACCACTTGCTAAAACTTATGAGGTCGATATCACTCTTGCGCAGATCCTGCCAAATTTGATACTAGTAAGGGCAAAAAGCAATAAATTTGGCCAGATCGAGAGCTTTTTACAAGGGGTAAAAACGCTATTTTCGCAAAAATTTATCCCGCAAAAAGATGTGATCAAATTTGTAGCAAAAAAGCTCATGCAAAATGGGCTTAAAATTTCATTTGCTGAGTCTTGCACGGCTGGGCTTGTAGCGGCTAAATTTGCAAGATATGGCGGCATCTCGGCTAGCTTTGATGGCTCATTGGTGACTTATGCAAACCACATAAAACACGAGTGGCTGGGCGTTGAGGATGAGATTTTAGATACTTACGGAGCCGTGAGCGAGCCTTGCGTAAAAGCAATGGTAAAAGGCACGCTAAGCACGACAAATGCGGACTTTGCACTTGCTATTAGCGGTATAGCAGGACCAGGTGGGGGCACAGCTAGCAAGCCAGTTGGCACGGTATATGTCGCAGCTGGCGATAGAAACGGCAACATCGAGGTTGAGAGACTGCTTTTAAAAGGGGAGCGCAACTACGTTAGAGAGCAAAGCGTGCTAAGTGCGTATCTATGCCTACTTCGCTTAAAAAGTGAGATATTTTTCGCGTAA
- a CDS encoding pectate lyase family protein, with translation MFKKILFLAVSSLFAFGAEAQVGEIKASDLPFGYASIGAEQNFGGYAGKESKEVVVKDRQELVKYAQMGGYVIYVDGLIDLSEGKIPQNGNSDGLDKFISEISGGEFSSYTKFMQAYGASCHANLDGSQDPKLAALRKNLANEYKKLILVPVASNTTIIGLGENSGIKGGSLLLKNVQNIAIRNILIEDAFDPFPDIQKNDGFNAQYDGVSIESSKNIWIDHCHFKDTVDLSHVHLAGGELTKWQTYDGLCNIKGDSAAITISHNIFENHDKTMLIGSRDSDGSSETRTITVAHNIFDNCAQRLPMARNAKVHVYNNFYDSKDGFYDQKYAIGVRFGSLVYAQNNYFTNGVKISYKCNKGTIFESGNIDLSKKGSVCEKLDKPPFEPPYKFKLLEASNVQKEVNQNAGTGKLAVIK, from the coding sequence ATGTTTAAAAAGATATTGTTTCTAGCCGTTTCTTCGTTATTTGCATTTGGCGCTGAGGCACAGGTGGGCGAGATAAAAGCAAGTGACTTGCCTTTTGGTTACGCTAGCATTGGAGCAGAGCAAAATTTTGGCGGATACGCCGGCAAAGAGAGTAAAGAAGTAGTCGTAAAAGATAGACAAGAACTCGTAAAATACGCTCAAATGGGTGGTTACGTCATCTATGTGGATGGGCTCATAGACCTTAGCGAAGGCAAGATCCCGCAAAATGGCAATAGCGATGGGCTGGATAAATTTATAAGCGAGATTAGCGGTGGCGAGTTTAGCTCTTATACCAAATTTATGCAGGCTTACGGCGCCTCATGCCATGCAAATTTAGACGGTTCGCAAGATCCAAAGCTAGCAGCGCTTCGCAAAAATTTAGCCAACGAGTACAAAAAGCTCATCTTAGTGCCGGTAGCTAGCAATACCACAATAATCGGCCTAGGCGAAAACTCAGGCATAAAAGGTGGCTCACTTTTGCTAAAAAATGTCCAAAATATCGCGATCCGCAACATATTGATCGAAGATGCTTTTGATCCATTTCCAGATATACAAAAAAATGACGGCTTTAATGCGCAATATGACGGCGTTAGCATAGAGTCAAGCAAAAACATCTGGATAGATCACTGCCATTTTAAGGACACTGTGGATCTTAGCCATGTGCATTTAGCAGGCGGAGAGCTTACTAAATGGCAAACCTATGACGGACTATGCAACATCAAGGGGGATAGTGCGGCTATCACGATCTCGCACAACATCTTTGAAAACCACGACAAAACGATGCTAATAGGCTCAAGAGACTCGGACGGCAGCAGCGAAACGAGAACTATAACGGTCGCTCATAACATTTTTGACAACTGCGCGCAACGCCTACCTATGGCACGCAATGCAAAGGTGCACGTCTATAACAACTTTTACGACTCAAAAGATGGCTTTTATGACCAAAAATACGCCATTGGAGTGCGCTTTGGCTCGCTAGTATACGCTCAAAACAACTACTTTACAAATGGCGTCAAGATAAGCTACAAATGTAACAAAGGCACCATTTTTGAAAGCGGCAACATAGACCTTTCTAAAAAGGGCAGCGTTTGCGAAAAGCTAGACAAACCACCATTTGAGCCTCCATATAAATTTAAGCTCCTCGAAGCTTCAAATGTCCAAAAAGAGGTAAATCAAAACGCTGGCACAGGCAAACTAGCCGTCATAAAATAA
- a CDS encoding LolA family protein, which yields MKKITLFLAIFISCFGYELSELKNIVKTDGVGGNFTQTKSLAGFNKSIKSTGEFRLEKDGLYWDTLEPVVSKVFINKDGIFKNENGKLEKTTANFDEKLFLAIISLDESELRKEFDIKTSGSLKEWEIELSPKNLLFKQIFKSIKISGDDVVKKIELDEVSGDKTINEFSLK from the coding sequence ATGAAAAAAATAACTCTTTTTTTAGCCATTTTTATATCTTGCTTTGGCTATGAGCTAAGCGAGCTTAAAAATATAGTAAAAACAGATGGTGTAGGCGGAAATTTCACGCAGACAAAGAGCCTGGCTGGCTTTAACAAAAGCATAAAAAGCACAGGTGAGTTTAGGCTAGAAAAGGACGGTCTTTACTGGGATACGCTAGAGCCCGTCGTCTCAAAGGTTTTTATAAACAAAGATGGTATTTTTAAAAACGAAAATGGCAAGCTTGAAAAGACAACTGCAAATTTTGACGAAAAGCTATTCCTTGCTATCATCAGCCTAGATGAGAGCGAGCTTAGAAAAGAATTTGACATAAAAACAAGCGGCAGCCTAAAAGAGTGGGAAATAGAGCTAAGCCCTAAAAATTTACTCTTTAAACAAATTTTTAAAAGCATAAAGATAAGTGGCGACGATGTGGTAAAAAAGATCGAGCTTGACGAGGTAAGCGGAGATAAAACAATAAATGAGTTTAGTCTAAAATGA